The Arthrobacter sp. OAP107 DNA segment CCGGCGAGCATCCCCCACAGCAGGCCGGAGAACGCGCCGGCAACGAGCCGGGCTCCGAGGGAGAGGATGATGTCCGTGGAGAACGCGGTAATGAGGTTCGCGGCCAGGAAGCCGAGGATCCCGACAAGAAGGACGGGCTTACGGCGCATGCCACGCGTCATCGCGATGGCGGGCATCGCGGCAATGACAGTTCCCAGAGCGTAGGCGCTGACGAACTGTCCCGCGGTTCCCTCGGTGATGTTCAGTCCGGCAGCGATCTGAGGCAACAGGCCGGCGGGCATGGTTTCGGTCACGATCAGCAGGAACCCCATCAGGGCCATGATCAGCAGTGCCGCCCATGGGAAGCGCCCGGCCGGGTCCGAAGAATTACTCTTCGGTCCCGAAGGTGTCGTCTCCTCATAGGTGCCGGGGTTTTCGTGGGGCAGTCCGTGCACAGGCGCTGTGCCGCGGGCGTCATCCTGAAGGGTGGCGCGAGTCAAAATGGTTCCAATCTTTGGGGGAAGTCTTGCGGGTGCCTGGTCAGGCGCTGAGGCTCAGGGTGGCCGTGAAACGGTCGCTGCGGCCCCGGATCGCTGCGAGGTCATCGAATGTTCCAATCCGTACGATTCCCCTGAAGTACCCGACGTGCTCGTAGTAGAGGACGAGGACCTGGCCGGGCGCGTAGTAGCCGATGGTCAGCGGATCGGCGTAGTCGCCGGCAGGAACGCCGTCGAGCGAAAGGGATTCCGGGAGCCCGGCGAGTTTTTCCTGTCCGCCGTAGTCGCTGAAGGAAAGAGTCACGGGAAGCTGCCTGATCAGGGAGCGCGCGGTCGCGTTGCCGGAAAGGGTTCCGGTCAGGGTCCTTCCGTCGATCCGGATGGAGATCGGGGTGCCTTCTGCTGCCACGTTGGCGCTCATGGTCCGGCCGCAATCTCGACGGTGGTCTTCTGTCCCTCGAAGCGTGCGAGCTCCTGGACCGTGGCGTCGTAGCGGCCCAGATGGATGGTCTGATCGGAGTACCCGATCCCGGCCGCGTTGTAGTAGAAGCCAAGGTTGTGCCACGGGGTGTAGTAGATGAGGTCGCCGTTCTCCGGGTCGGAGCCGGGCGAACCTTCGTAGTTGAGTTCGCGGGGAAGATCGGCGATCTTTTCGCGG contains these protein-coding regions:
- a CDS encoding cyclophilin-like fold protein yields the protein MSANVAAEGTPISIRIDGRTLTGTLSGNATARSLIRQLPVTLSFSDYGGQEKLAGLPESLSLDGVPAGDYADPLTIGYYAPGQVLVLYYEHVGYFRGIVRIGTFDDLAAIRGRSDRFTATLSLSA